One genomic segment of Melospiza georgiana isolate bMelGeo1 chromosome 21, bMelGeo1.pri, whole genome shotgun sequence includes these proteins:
- the SOCS3 gene encoding suppressor of cytokine signaling 3 → MVTHSKFPAAGMSRPLDTSLRLKTFSSKSEYQLVVNTVRKLQESGFYWSTVTGGEANLLLSTEPAGTFLIRDSSDQRHFFTLSVKTESGTKNLRIQCEGGSFSLQSDPHSSQPVPRFDCVLKLVHHYMPPTPCAVPEQPGAALHPKRTYYIYSGGEKIPLVLSRPLSSSVSTLQHLCRKTVNGHLDSYEKMTQLPAPIKEFLDQYDAPL, encoded by the coding sequence ATGGTCACCCACAGCAAGTTCCCCGCCGCCGGGATGAGCCGCCCCCTCGACACCAGCCTGCGCCTCAAGACGTTCAGCTCCAAGAGCGAGTACCAGCTGGTGGTGAACACCGTACGCAAGCTGCAGGAGAGCGGCTTCTACTGGAGCACGGTGACAGGTGGCGAGGCCAACCTGCTGCTGAGCACCGAGCCGGCCGGCACCTTCCTCATCAGGGACAGCTCGGACCAGAGGCACTTTTTCACCCTCAGCGTCAAGACGGAGTCGGGCACCAAGAACCTGCGCATCCAGTGCGAGGGCGGCAGCTTCTCCCTGCAGAGCgatccccacagcagccagcccgTGCCCCGCTTCGACTGCGTGCTCAAGCTGGTCCATCACTACATGCCACCCACGCCCTGCGCCGTGCCCGAGCAGCCTGGGGCGGCCCTGCACCCCAAGCGCACCTACTACATCTACTCGGGCGGCGAGAAGATCCCCCTGGTGCTGAGCCGCCCGCTCTCCTCCAGCGTCTCcaccctgcagcacctctgccGCAAGACCGTCAACGGGCACCTGGACTCCTATGAGAAGATGACTCAGCTGCCAGCCCCCATCAAGGAGTTCCTGGACCAGTACGATGCCCCTCTCTAG
- the PGS1 gene encoding CDP-diacylglycerol--glycerol-3-phosphate 3-phosphatidyltransferase, mitochondrial, with product MAARKRKAPAMAAGGAALWRRLSAWLPRGRLGLAALLGRLSDRLSRGRDRRARRSSWLLLAPLLSPPVPVVTAPPCSLCPEGAHRFQWIRNLVPEFGISSSHVKVLSSPAEFYELLKVQIKAAKQRVVMASLYLGTGILEQELVYCLEETLEKSLQAKGSPDLRVSILLDYTRGSRGRKNSRTMLVPLLQRFPEQVRVSLFHTPNLRGLLRLLIPERFNETIGLQHIKVYLFDDNVILSGANLSDLYFTNRQDRYVLLRDSPEIADFFTELVDAIGDVSLQLQQDDTVQMMEGMVHPYQGDKVAYCEIANRRVMEVINSARTRQERLHAKTFHSSQPGSSLLSQQGSQAPGSLKPEPDTWIYPLIQMKPFGIQIDEMVTETLLTEAERDARIYLTTGYFNLTQAYMDLILGTRAEYRILLASPEVNGFFGAKGVAGAIPAAYVYIEHQFYSEVCCLQQQERVQLQEYSRAGWTFHAKGLWLYLAGSDLPCLTLIGSPNFGYRSVHRDLEAQVAIVTENKALQQQLHQEQEQLYLCSGVVSTSTFEQPSRYVKLWVKLVTPLIKNFF from the exons ATGGCAGCGCGGAAGCGGAAGGCGCCGGCGAtggcggcgggcggcgcggcgctGTGGCGGCGGCTCTCGGCCTGGCTGCCGCGGGGCCGCCTCGGCCTGGCCGCGCTGCTCGGCCGCCTCTCCGACCGCCTCTCCCGCGGTCGCGACCGCCGCGCCCGCAG ATCATCATGGCTCCTTCTAGCCCCACTACTCAGCCCTCCTGTTCCAGTGGTCACAGCCCCACCGTGTTCCCTCTGTCCAGAAGGAGCACACAGGTTCCAGTGGATCAGGAATCTGGTCCCAGAGTTTGGGATCTCCAGCTCGCATGTCAAGGTGCTTTCATCCCCGGCGGAATTCTATGAACTCCTCAAG GTGCAGATCAAAGCAGCCAAGCAGAGGGTGGTGATGGCCTCGCTGTACCTGGGAACAGGAATCCTTGAGCAGGAGCTG GTGTATTGCTTAGAAGAAACACTGGAGAAGTCACTGCAAGCAAAAGGCTCACCCGACCTCAGAGTTTCCATTCTCCTCGACTACACCAGGGGCTCCCGGG GCAGGAAGAATTCCCGAACGATGCTGGTCCCGTTGCTGCAGCGATTTCCCGAGCAGGTCCGGGTGTCCCTGTTCCACACCCCAAACCTGCGTGGGCTGCTCCGGCTTCTGATTCCAGAGCGTTTCAACGAGACCATCGGGCTGCAGCACATCAAGGTCTATCTGTTTGATGACAACGTGATCCTGAGCGG TGCAAACCTGAGTGATCTGTACTTCACCAACCGTCAGGACCGCTACGTCTTGCTGCGGGACTCTCCCGAGATTGCAGACTTCTTCACGGAGCTTGTGGACGCCATTGGAGACGTGTCCCTGCAGCTACAGCAGGATGATACAGTCCAGATGATGGAGGGAATGGTACACCCATACCAAG gagacaAAGTGGCTTACTGTGAGATTGCCAACAGGAGGGTCATGGAGGTCATCAACTCTGCCCGCACGCGGCAGGAGCGCCTTCACGCAAAGACTttccacagcagccagccaggcagCTCCCTCTTATCCCAGCAAGGCTCTCAAGCACCTGGGAGTCTGAAACCAGAACCCGACACCTGGATCTATCCCTTAATCCAAATGAAACCTTTTGGGATTCAAATAGACGAGATGGTCACAGAGACCCTGCTGACAGAGGCTGAGCGGGATGCCAGGATATACCTCACCACTGGCTACTTCAACTTGACACAGGCCTACATGGACCTCATCCTGGGCACGAGGGCCGAGTACCGGATCCTGCTGGCCTCTCCCGAGGTCAATGGGTTTTTTGGTGCCAAAGGGGTGGCAGGTGCCATCCCGGCTGCCTACGTTTACATTGAACATCAGTTTTACAGTGAggtctgctgcctgcagcagcaggagagggtgcagctgcaggagtaCTCCCGTGCTGGCTGGACGTTCCATGCCAAAG gcCTCTGGCTGTACCTGGCAGGGAGTGACCTGCCCTGCCTGACCCTGATTGGCTCTCCGAATTTCGGATATCGATCAGTTCATCGGGACTTGGAGGCTCAGGTTGCAATAGTGACAGAAAATAAagccttgcagcagcagctgcatcag gagcaagagcagctttACCTCTGCTCAGGTGTGGTCTCAACATCAACGTTTGAGCAGCCAAGTCGTTATGTGAAACTGTGGGTGAAGCTGGTGACACCTTTGATCAAGAATTTCTTTTGA